From Cannabis sativa cultivar Pink pepper isolate KNU-18-1 chromosome 8, ASM2916894v1, whole genome shotgun sequence, a single genomic window includes:
- the LOC115700155 gene encoding uncharacterized protein LOC115700155, with protein sequence MEQEPNIAQEKMLLEYFSPISSNAPSCIVLPTTNATHFELKPSIIQLLPSFYCLEREDPYMHVKDFLDICSTFRFQNFSDESVKLRLFPYSLKDKAKAWLNSLPTGTITTWDQPFNKFLAKIFPMSKTDNLRREISEFSQKDNEEFYECWERFKDLLLICPHHGFEKWRLVKYFYDGLTPSNRQMIQSMHTRIFLKLQGQEAWEALEELSVNSQQWNYSEPRSTANNSPKRGGKYEIIEETDLRTSFEKLARKVEALVISQTMNSHVQPKKDVYASTCHNDQSCPSFLETFSEEANALHSYGKPNHSPFSNTYNPNWRNHPNFSWRQNQPQMNQGNQFNMPNLNHAQPSQPYPPQRKPSLEDTLQQFMQSTKQIMQNQSQSIAKLETQLGQLANAVTEREKGRIPSQPVPNPKGQYEVGVPSHKEEAKSISMLRSEKQIAKPDYIPQVEKDQSQPQISNTNDLSKDNDQILPSIPKAPFPQRLLPLKKGNQYSDILEVIKQVSINIPFLDAIKQIPAYSKFLKDLCTIKRNTNVPKKAFLTEQVSSIQYKSLVKYKDPGCPTISCIIGDHFINKALLDLGASVNLLPYSVYKQLGLGELKPTSITLQLVDRSVKIPRGIIKDVLIKVDK encoded by the coding sequence ATGGAACAAGAACCTAATATTGCGCAAGAAAAAATGCTCCTTGAATATTTTTCACCTATTTCATCTAATGCTCCATCATGCATTGTTTTGCCTACTACTAATGCCACTCATTTTGAACTTAAACCTTCAATCATCCAATTGTTGCCTTCTTTTTATtgtttagaaagagaagatcCTTACATGCATGTAAAAGATTTCTTGGATATTTGCTCAACTTttcgttttcaaaatttttcggATGAATCGGTTAAGCTTAGGTTGTTTCCTTATTCtttaaaagataaagccaaagCTTGGTTAAACTCACTTCCAACCGGAACCATAACAACTTGGGATCAACCTTTTAATAAATTTCTTGCAAAAATTTTCCCCATGTCCAAAACTGATAATTTAAGAAGAGAAATCTCCGAATTTTCTCAAAAAGATAATGAAGAATTTTATGAATGTTGGGAAAGATTTaaagatttattattaatatgccCCCACCATGGTTTTGAAAAATGgagacttgtaaaatatttttatgatggtTTAACCCCTTCAAACCGACAAATGATTCAATCTATGCATACcagaatatttttgaaattacaaGGGCAAGAGGCTTGGGAAGCTCTTGAAGAATTGTCTGTTAATTCACAACAATGGAATTATTCTGAGCCTAGGTCTACAGCAAATAATTCACCTAAAAGAGGAGGAAAATATGAAATTATAGAAGAAACTGATTTGAGAAcatcttttgaaaaattagcaAGAAAAGTAGAAGCCTTAGTCATAAGTCAAACTATGAATTCTCATGTTCAACCGAAAAAAGATGTTTATGCTAGTACTTGTCATAATGATCAATCATGTCCTTCTTTTCTTGAAACATTTTCTGAAGAGGCTAATGCATTACATTCATATGGTAAACCAAATCACAGCCCATTTTCTAACACATACAATCCTAATTGGAGAAACCATCCCAATTTTTCATGGAGACAAAACCAACCACAAATGAACCAAGGAAACCAATTCAACATGCCAAATCTGAATCATGCCCAACCAAGTCAACCTTACCCTCCACAAAGAAAGCCTTCCTTAGAAGACACTTTACAACAATTCATGCAATCCACCAAACAAATCATGCAAAATCAGTCTCAATCCATTGCCAAACTTGAGACACAATTGGGTCAACTTGCCAATGCCGTAACTGAGAGAGAAAAAGGAAGAATTCCTAGCCAACCCGTCCCAAATCCTAAAGGCCAATATGAAGTAGGAGTTCCTAGTCATAAAGAAGAAGCCAAGTCTATTTCAATGCTTAGGTCCGAAAAACAAATTGCCAAACCCGATTACATACCTCAAGTTGAAAAAGACCAAAGCCAACCTCAAATTTCCAACACAAATGACTTGTCAAAAGATAATGATCAAATTCTTCCTTCCATTCCAAAAGCTCCTTTTCCACAAAGATTACTTCCACTCAAGAAAGGCAACCAATATAGTGACATCTTAGAAGTAATCAAAcaagtaagtatcaacattccaTTCTTAGATGCCATTAAACAAATTCCTGCCTACTCCAAATTCTTGAAAGACCTTTGCACTATTAAAAGAAACACTAATGTTCCAAAAAAGGCATTTTTAACTGAACAAGTTAGCTCCATTCAATATAAAAGCCTTGTGAAATATAAAGATCCTGGTTGTCCAACAATTTCATGCATCATTGGTGATCATTTTATTAACAAAGCTTTACTTGATTTAGGAGCTAGTGTGAATTTATTGCCTTATTCTGTTTATAAGCAACTTGGTCTAGGAGAATTAAAACCAACTTCTATAACACTTCAATTAGTTGATCGTTCTGTGAAAATTCCTAGAGGTATTATaaaagatgttttaattaaaGTGGATAAATAA